The Melitaea cinxia chromosome 8, ilMelCinx1.1, whole genome shotgun sequence genomic interval CAGTAAGACCGAAACTATCAGCCCATTCAGTAATACGCCTTAGATCATCATTGATGGAGATAATAGCAGACGCGACATCATGTAACTTACAATGGCGATAAATTTGTAGATCATCAGCATATAAGTGGTATTTGGAAGATATGACCTTAGTGATCGAgtcaataaaaactgaaaaaagaaGAGGGCAAAGTACGCCACCTTGGGGAACTCCCACAGTAAGGTTACACCAGTTGGAATACGATGTATTTACTTGAACACGCTGTGAACGATTCCGAAGATAAGATTCAAACCACGCTAACGCGGATAAAGAAGTATTGATAGATTTTAGTACGCCAAGAAGGATATCGAAGTCGATAGAATTGAAAGCATTACTAAAATCAATAAGTATAAGGATTGTAAGCGATTTATTCTCCATGGCTAAGCGAATATCATCAGTTACGTCGATAAGAGCCGAATTTGTGCTATGGCCTGGACGAAAGCCAGATTGATGTGAATTGAGAAGACTTTTACTGTTTTTCAATTAGCGTTCAGCGTTATCACTATGTAATATGTTTTGATGaccactaaataataatacacaatggTAGCAGGATGGCAGGATCTACTCTTATCGGGATTTGAAGGAATTCCCCGAGACCCAACCAGTCTTATATGATTGACATTCATATTTAATACACGGGGAAATCATGTACAAAACTTGTACAAAATTAACCATGTACAACATTCTCCAAAACATATTTTCGGGATATTCTAAAACATTTCAAGCATTCACAAATGTTAGACCTTTGTGTGAATTGTGCTAATTGCTGAAGAAATTTTGTGCTTACAGCGCCACCGTGGAAAGATTATTTTGtgctataaatattatgaaaacgcATCAAAATATTGACTTTACACATTAAATCTTCAAATGAGTAGCAATCGGTTAAATCCGAAGTAACTGATTGCTACTCATTTGAAGGCACAAAAAGGCacataaagaaatttaacaacaatatgtatgattttattagAAGGAAAACGAGTCTGCAAATACTAAAGATAACTGTACTTTAATTTAACTGTACATATGTGGTACTTCCCAGAGGCATTTTATATGAGCCTTTTattaatgaatgaatattaTTGTCCTTGGAATGTAGAGGCTTCCCACAGTTATTAATTCCGAgtgaaacacaaaatttcaataaaaattagaatgagttgtaaagaaaattaatgGACTCAAACAGCTTTATGACAATGTTACCCAACATAAAGAAGAAAAACCATAACTcgatcacaatttaaaaatacttatatttctgtagattttaatttcaagcaataaatattgatttatgtaatttatggTGTTTTCTTTGTTCATTTTACTGTTTTATCGTTATAATCAAGAGAACAACATTAGGTTTCTTCGTTGTAACACAACAGCAAAGAAATGTAGTAATAGATTTATAGTATTTTCTCGTTCTCTTTTGgtagaatttagtagtttttaacctCCACAAGCAGTAGATTCGTTAAATGAAACCTGGTCACACTGATTACAATGTACTCTGTGCCCCGTCTGTGCCCATAATGTACTCTTTGTTAAAAACTCTTTggttacaaaattttgtcaataaattatgtgtttttttaaattgattgtaATTTTGCACATATACGATAAACCAAGTTTTGTTGCTTGAAATTAAGCGTATATACTTTTGTGAATAGTAATGAACAATTGTCAAAATGAAAAGCAAActaaaaaatatcgtaaaaaatatcattttatgaaattacaagttaaaagtttaattatagTAAGCCCTTTAATTTGTTGGTATGTTATGTTAATTTATGAAACCATAAGTTTTAATCTCAATCGTAATTGTATTACAGGAGAATGCTGCGTTATGCGATGAAGTTGCTAAAATTcaagaaaatatacaaattgtTAAGgatgaaagaaaatttttacTTCGAAAACTTCTCGAATATGAAAATGATACGGATATAAGACATTCTTTCTACGCCTACGAGTCCCTGCCTGTATCGAATGgttcaaaaacaaaagcaaagaAACGAAATAGTCTGGaagataataataagaatatgtaatattttcttCTAATGCACAGATATATCTAAAacctttaaataatttgttactaAGTGATTACCAACATTGCAACATTgtattgagaataaaaatacaaagataatgctgaaaaaaagtaaacttttcaaaatgaaaatgtataGAAGTAGCTAACAATTTTAGATAAATGATGCTCAGTGATGTATCTATAATAGTATTATATctgtttttatatgaaaatatctttaatttctTAGCAACTAAcacatttaaaacaataatttttacctGATGTGTAAAGAagaggtggttctcaattcaactgttattagacaggcctagcatgcgcgccacgacaaaattttgtctaccccttttttcgtattatctctctatgtctacagtagctaacatgcgtgcacgcgatactcttctcgttacgtcaatagaagagataatcattaaattttagtgatctgtgatatttatctctacggaagctaacatgacatcgtaattttgtcgaattttgtcgttttaggaagagaaacttctcgttttcaatattatcgacgagaaagacgataaataaaaaataaataaaaccgggtgcctattttttgtataccatggcgtttccctattataattatataatttcggtatacgaagagcgggaaacgcgaaaagtcgagtgaagtgtgccatataatgacacaaaaaacgtatttgcgtcctgttgcttcttattctaaataataataataataatactttatttcagaccaaagtataagtccatattgggttagtacaacaagacaagacaacattcagaataaaaaacaaaacaaaattatattaaaaaaatcaataagtaaaaataaaattaaatagaataaaagtaaaatcaataatcaaaaaaaaaaaaattcaaaaaatcaaaaaattttaaaaattaaaaaaaaacaatgcgtgatagaattacaaatatctaatgtgcgacaagatataaagcacaacacgagcatattgttttacatatataattaaattcatttacttacgccgttttattatccatattagattttttaaattagatatacactttttatcttagccaaaaggccgagaacattgttaaataaaacatgtgtcactcgtttgaaattatacaaacgttggctcatcccggtttggcacgattggtcaataaccttgtaaattcaactttacgacataagaaataagaatgatattcagttgtgattatggttgataatgtttctctactcgacaaggcgaagtcttcggaagagaattttgtctctcgtagtgcgcatgttagggtaatcgagaaaatactcgatgtagacattatctctctctctcgtcaagagatatctcgttgtatgcatgctaggccggctgatagcgatcgttactcgatTCGGATcattagtagggaatatatccgccaacccgcattggagcagcgtggtggatcaagctcttatccttctcctacatggggaaagaggtctatgcccagtagtgggatattacaggctgaagagttTCAAAACTATTGATGTTAGAAGAAAATAATGTACTATGACTTTCCACAATACATCATTATttacgataattgtgtttgctcgcaaacgaaaaaaaaaaccgacttcaattacatcgacgagtaatacaacgtagatcgacgagaaaatagtcaagtaactacgcgttatcaaagattactcaaaaaaatagttatcagatctcgataaaatttatatgtgaccacatgataaacatcagctttcgattaaatcaaaaattatcaaaatcggtatacccagtaaaaagttattgcgtattttcgagagtttccctcgatttctctgggatcctatcatcagatcctggtttccttatcatggtaccaaactagggatatcttctttccaacaaaaaaataattatcaaaatcggtacatctagtagaaagttatgcggtataatacaacgtaggtcgacgaaaaaagcgtcaagtagaaacgcattattagatataactcgaaaagtagttgttagatctcaaataaatttaaatgggaccaattggcacacaccacctttcgattaaaacaaaatttgttgaaatcggtccaatttttgttaaatatccgTGCCAAAGCGGGACAGGCTAATAGTAGAAGATATACatcattaaataacattaatttaatttctctaGACTTGTTAGAAATAAAAGctgaaaaaaatactttatatggAATTCgtactaataattttaagacGCCATTATCAGGAAGAATATATGAATCACGTAGATCTCCCCACCGAGTCTCAGAGATCATGTAAAGCTGTTGGCCCCAGTTTAAGTCACAGACTGTGTTGTTGGTAGAGATTGTTACTcgtattatgtaaattattcatCAACCCACAGTGAAGCAGCAAGGTGCTGGTTGATTAAACTCCAAATCTCCGAAATAGAGAAAGAAGCCCAGCTATGAGATTTTACAGGACGAATAatcaataattttgtatattaatcaaaatatttgacCAAAATTTTTTTCCCATGAAATATTTTAGGGAACatagtaaaaaatttagaaattgtTGTGATTGTCTGCCAAATAGTACATAAGTTAAGAAAAGTTGCAAGTTGCATCAGTCCCCAACAGTGCCGGATTAAGCCAGCGCGGGGCCTGTAGCAAATACTGTCAAGGGGCCCTTGGTATGCTTTAGGTTCTCAATTTTAgggtattaaataaaacaaaactgttacaaataaacttttctgGATTTAATATGGGCAAATTTAAagaactactgaaccaatttacatcaagttttgtaagcatctgtaattttgtctgacttggaagatatggtagtttttatctcaattggcccggtaggtggcgctgctatcggcaTGTAAGCCATCATTAAGCGTCATCATTCATCAgcatatcattttttattaaaaatttcctCTTCTTTCAGAATCTTTTTtgaaatttcttaaattttaatagtttatgaAATATTGGCAAAAAAACGAAAGGCCATTTTTCCTTCTTTTAATGGTTATAACTTTTGAATTTTGTTGTGCTAATACACGCTTTTAGAACATTTTTCTAGACGTTATTCCGGATTCAATgagcataattttaaaagcacTATCTCTATTTTCGACCATTTTGAACTTGTCGACTGGACTTGGAAGTAAAGCATAGCATAAACGCTTCGCGTTTAAGGCATGCGAGATATTTTACGCTCCTAtctaaattgatatttttttaattagggtCAGACAGGCATTGGAGCGCGGGGCCCCCCAATTCGCGGGGCCCGTAGCATTCTCTCTACTCTACTCTTGCTACGTGGCTAATCCGGCACTGGTCCCTAATATATTATGAAAGTAAAGTAATATCAAATATGTTCTTATTATAAGAAATTATAGACCAGAatgtgttaaattttatttatttttattaattatggaTATTTACAAGTACCTACTTTAATTAAACGGTAAGTGTAGATCACAATTTATTATTCATCTTCATCCTCTAAATTATCATCTCCAAAGGACAAAAGTTTTAGATTATTAGCTTTTGATGGTAGTTTATTACTCGAAGCATAATGTTTGCTTTTATCATTctcttttgtttttgattttttcttaaaaattactCTTTGACTGAGATCTGCTTTTGTTTCGGcttcgatttttttaattctttctttCTCAGCCTCTGCTTCCTGAGCAGTAAGATCACCTTTATTCAGTACCACTACTTGTGGTGACTCACTTTCTTCATCTTCTACGAAATCTTCTTCGGAATTTTCAAGTTTATCAAATTTGTGATTAACGTCGTCATAGCCTGCTTGCTTTTTGAGAACTTTCAAAAAATGTGGGTCTTCTGGTTTAATATAGctgatatttctttttctgtTCATTTTGTTctctatatttaatacaatatgatttttaattaagtgtttacaaacattattttaaaatttaatttttatttcatgatGTTTAAGCTGTTCAAAATGAATGATAAGCTATAACCGCGATTAagtatttacaaattaattaaagttcAAGCATTTCAATATTGTTTAATAAGTATATCGTAGTTTCAATACAATCTGTTTGATCAAAACACTTTTGTCAGTTTTGCATGAACACACGGTCATGAACAAAGAGTATGTAAATAtagttcagttcagttctttgcttaatggcttttagttgttgttttcttcttcttcttttataattggACTCCCATAGGAATTGCCAGTCAGAGTGTTTAATC includes:
- the LOC123656093 gene encoding transforming growth factor beta regulator 1; the encoded protein is MNNCQNEKQTKKYRKKYHFMKLQVKSLIIENAALCDEVAKIQENIQIVKDERKFLLRKLLEYENDTDIRHSFYAYESLPVSNGSKTKAKKRNSLEDNNKNM
- the LOC123655628 gene encoding uncharacterized protein KIAA1143 homolog, translated to MNRKRNISYIKPEDPHFLKVLKKQAGYDDVNHKFDKLENSEEDFVEDEESESPQVVVLNKGDLTAQEAEAEKERIKKIEAETKADLSQRVIFKKKSKTKENDKSKHYASSNKLPSKANNLKLLSFGDDNLEDEDE